In Streptococcus oralis, a single window of DNA contains:
- a CDS encoding YqgQ family protein encodes MEAMKTFYDVQQFLKQFGIIVYMGKRLYDIELMKLELSRIYDAGLMDKLDYLEAEAVLRREHKIELDYIEKNGDKNL; translated from the coding sequence ATGGAAGCTATGAAAACATTCTATGATGTGCAGCAATTTCTCAAACAGTTTGGCATTATTGTTTACATGGGGAAGCGCTTGTATGATATTGAACTGATGAAGCTCGAACTCTCTCGGATCTATGATGCAGGTCTGATGGACAAGCTAGACTATCTAGAGGCGGAAGCTGTTCTTCGTAGAGAGCACAAGATAGAATTAGACTACATAGAGAAAAATGGAGATAAGAACTTATGA
- a CDS encoding rhodanese-like domain-containing protein, with product MTIWIVWGIVLAMAAWMGYNYLRIRRAAKIVDNAEFEALIRKGQLIDVREPAEFHRKHILGARNIPSNQLKSSLAALRKDKPVLLYENQRGQRVTNAALYLKKQGFSEIYILSYGLDSWNGKVKTS from the coding sequence ATGACAATTTGGATTGTTTGGGGAATCGTATTGGCGATGGCGGCATGGATGGGTTATAACTACCTTCGTATTCGTCGTGCGGCTAAGATTGTGGATAATGCAGAATTTGAAGCCTTGATTCGAAAAGGGCAGTTGATTGATGTCCGTGAACCAGCAGAATTTCACAGAAAACATATCCTTGGAGCTCGCAATATTCCTTCAAATCAGTTGAAGTCAAGCCTTGCAGCCCTTCGTAAGGATAAACCTGTCCTTCTCTACGAAAACCAACGCGGACAACGAGTGACCAATGCAGCACTTTATCTGAAAAAACAAGGTTTCTCTGAAATTTATATCCTTTCTTATGGATTGGATTCTTGGAACGGGAAGGTCAAGACGAGCTAA
- a CDS encoding 16S rRNA pseudouridine(516) synthase gives MRLDRLLAQEKVSRKAMKQALLKKEILVDDCPANSLSQNVDTGLQKLVFQGRQIQGYEHNYLMLHKPNGVVTASKDKDLPTVMDLLPPDIQSDQLYAIGRLDRDTTGLLLLTDNGPLGFQLLHPQYHVDKSYQVEVNGPLTSDHIQKFKDRIVFLDGTTCKPAKLEILAASPTESRASITISEGKFHQVKKMFLSVGVKVTALKRVQFGDFTLDPELAEGQYRPLNPEELKIIKNYLEMSR, from the coding sequence ATGCGTTTAGATAGATTATTAGCCCAAGAAAAGGTCAGTCGCAAGGCTATGAAACAGGCTTTATTAAAAAAAGAAATCCTAGTGGACGATTGTCCAGCCAACTCCCTCTCTCAAAATGTCGACACTGGATTGCAGAAATTAGTCTTTCAAGGACGGCAAATCCAAGGCTACGAGCACAACTACCTCATGCTTCATAAACCAAATGGAGTCGTTACAGCTAGCAAGGATAAGGACCTACCAACCGTCATGGACCTCCTTCCACCTGACATCCAGTCTGACCAGCTCTACGCTATCGGCAGACTAGACCGCGATACGACGGGACTGCTCCTTTTGACAGACAATGGACCTCTTGGTTTTCAACTCCTTCATCCCCAGTACCATGTTGATAAATCTTATCAAGTGGAAGTCAACGGACCACTCACGTCAGACCATATCCAAAAATTCAAAGACAGAATTGTCTTTTTAGACGGGACCACTTGTAAACCAGCAAAGCTAGAGATTCTAGCCGCAAGCCCAACAGAGAGCCGGGCCTCCATCACCATCTCAGAGGGGAAATTCCATCAGGTCAAGAAGATGTTTCTATCAGTTGGTGTCAAGGTGACTGCCCTAAAACGTGTCCAATTCGGTGACTTTACATTAGACCCAGAACTAGCAGAAGGGCAATACCGTCCCTTGAATCCAGAGGAATTGAAAATTATTAAAAACTATTTAGAGATGAGTCGATAA
- the typA gene encoding translational GTPase TypA, with product MTKLREDIRNIAIIAHVDHGKTTLVDELLKQSETLDARTELAERAMDSNDIEKERGITILAKNTAVAYNGTRINIMDTPGHADFGGEVERIMKMVDGVVLVVDAYEGTMPQTRFVLKKALEQDLVPIVVVNKIDKPSARPAEVVDEVLELFIELGADDDQLDFPVVYASAINGTSSLSDDPADQEKTMAPIFDTIIDHIPAPVDNSDEPLQFQVSLLDYNDFVGRIGIGRVFRGSVKVGDQVTLSKLDGTTKNFRVTKLFGFFGLERREIQEAKAGDLIAVSGMEDIFVGETITPTDAIEPLPILHIDEPTLQMTFLVNNSPFAGREGKWVTSRKVEERLQAELQTDVSLRVDPTDSPDKWTVSGRGELHLSILIETMRREGYELQVSRPEVIVKEIDGVKCEPFERVQIDTPEEYQGSVIQSLSERKGEMLDMISTGNGQTRLVFLVPARGLIGYSTEFLSMTRGYGIMNHTFDQYLPLIPGEIGGRHRGALVSIDAGKATTYSIMSIEERGTIFVNPGTEVYEGMIIGENSRENDLTVNITKAKQMTNVRSATKDQTAVIKTPRILTLEESLEFLNDDEYMEVTPESIRLRKQILNKAEREKANKKKKSAE from the coding sequence ATGACAAAATTAAGAGAAGATATCCGTAACATTGCGATTATCGCCCACGTTGACCACGGTAAAACAACCCTCGTTGACGAATTATTGAAACAATCTGAAACTCTTGATGCACGTACTGAATTGGCAGAGCGCGCTATGGACTCAAACGATATCGAAAAAGAGCGTGGGATTACCATCCTTGCAAAAAATACAGCCGTTGCCTACAACGGAACTCGTATCAATATCATGGACACACCAGGACACGCGGACTTCGGTGGAGAAGTTGAGCGTATCATGAAAATGGTTGACGGTGTTGTCTTGGTCGTGGATGCCTACGAAGGAACCATGCCACAGACTCGTTTCGTATTGAAAAAAGCCTTGGAACAAGACCTTGTTCCAATCGTGGTTGTCAACAAAATCGATAAACCATCAGCTCGTCCAGCAGAAGTAGTGGACGAAGTCTTGGAACTTTTCATTGAGCTTGGTGCAGATGATGACCAGCTTGACTTCCCAGTGGTGTATGCTTCAGCTATCAACGGAACATCTTCATTGTCAGATGATCCAGCTGATCAAGAAAAAACAATGGCACCAATCTTTGATACCATTATCGACCATATCCCTGCTCCAGTGGACAACTCAGATGAACCTTTGCAGTTCCAAGTCTCACTTTTGGACTACAATGACTTCGTAGGTCGTATCGGTATCGGTCGTGTCTTCCGTGGTAGTGTGAAAGTTGGGGACCAAGTTACCCTTTCTAAACTAGATGGTACAACGAAGAACTTCCGTGTTACAAAACTCTTCGGTTTCTTTGGCTTGGAACGTCGTGAAATCCAAGAAGCTAAAGCAGGTGACTTGATTGCTGTTTCTGGTATGGAAGATATCTTTGTTGGTGAGACGATTACACCGACAGATGCCATTGAACCTCTTCCAATCCTACACATCGATGAGCCAACTCTTCAAATGACCTTCTTGGTCAACAACTCACCATTTGCAGGTCGTGAAGGAAAATGGGTGACTTCTCGTAAGGTGGAAGAACGCTTGCAAGCAGAATTGCAAACAGACGTTTCCCTACGAGTTGACCCAACGGACTCACCAGATAAATGGACTGTCTCAGGTCGTGGAGAATTGCACTTGTCAATCCTTATCGAAACTATGCGTCGTGAGGGTTATGAACTTCAAGTATCTCGTCCAGAGGTTATTGTAAAAGAAATCGACGGTGTTAAATGTGAGCCATTTGAACGTGTTCAAATCGATACTCCAGAAGAATACCAAGGTTCTGTTATCCAAAGCCTTTCTGAACGTAAGGGTGAAATGTTGGATATGATTTCAACTGGTAATGGTCAAACTCGTTTGGTCTTCCTTGTTCCAGCGCGTGGTTTGATTGGGTACTCAACTGAGTTCTTGTCAATGACTCGTGGTTACGGTATCATGAACCATACCTTCGACCAATACTTGCCATTGATTCCAGGTGAAATTGGGGGACGTCACCGTGGTGCCCTTGTTTCCATCGATGCTGGTAAGGCTACAACTTACTCAATCATGTCTATCGAAGAACGTGGAACCATCTTTGTCAACCCAGGTACTGAGGTTTACGAAGGAATGATCATTGGCGAAAACTCTCGTGAAAACGACTTGACAGTTAACATCACTAAGGCCAAACAAATGACCAACGTTCGTTCAGCTACTAAGGATCAAACAGCTGTTATCAAGACACCTCGTATCTTGACCCTTGAAGAGTCTCTTGAATTCTTGAATGAC